TAAAGGCCAACCAGGATTCCCTGGCCGCCATCTGCGCACCGGGAAACCAGAATTTTATGGCCCAGGCCAAGAAGACCCGCCAGCCCATCATCGCCGAGTGTGATGCCGGACTGGTTAAGATAGCGGTGCCGGTTTTCAAGGGAGATGAATTTTTAGGGACCGCCGGCGGATGCGGGCTGCTCCCCGAGGGCGGCGAAGTGGAATCGTTTCTGATCGAAAAGACGGCGGGATTGACGGAAGCGGAAATTGCCGACCTCAGCAAAGACATGGGCACCATGACCCAGGCCCAGGCGGAAGAGATGGCGGCATTCATCGAAGCGAAGGTTGCAGAATTCATGAACAACCAGGGAAAGTGAGGTCAGTGTGCAGGCAGTAAAAGCATTCATCGAGGATTGGCGGGACGATCCATCGGGGCTGAAGCCGGTTTTTGTATCCTATTTCGAGGATCTTAAGAAAATGGATGGGGCCGTGATCGAATTCAACGAGCGCCCGGGCATCAGCTATTCCCTGCGCGGTATGCATAAGAACGGCAGCGATCGGCCGCTTTTCGTGATGATCGACGTGATCGACGACGACCCCAAGCAGCG
This is a stretch of genomic DNA from Deltaproteobacteria bacterium. It encodes these proteins:
- a CDS encoding PocR ligand-binding domain-containing protein; this translates as MELTDILSVEEWAAFEKELFERFKINCTVYNTDGVGVTGKPNWCNELCPKIKANQDSLAAICAPGNQNFMAQAKKTRQPIIAECDAGLVKIAVPVFKGDEFLGTAGGCGLLPEGGEVESFLIEKTAGLTEAEIADLSKDMGTMTQAQAEEMAAFIEAKVAEFMNNQGK